The nucleotide window TGACCTATGTGTTTGTCCTCAGATGGTGGTTTACACCGGTAAGCCGAAGCTGAAGGACCTGGTTAAGTTTGTCAATAAAGAGATGGAGAAAGCCAAAAAATACAGAGTTAAGGTAGATCATCTCACACCAACATCACTGTCGTGCTTCGAGTTTGTGTGTTTCACGTGTCCTTTTTAGAGCTGCTCTTGTCTGTTTTGTTAAAAATAGACTTTTCTTTGTGCTTTCAGGAGGATGAAGGCAGGAAGAAGTACATCGAGGTTGCAAAAGCTGAAGAGGCAAAAAAAGCCGAGGAAAATAAAGATGAGCTTTAATGCACGAAAAAAGATagtacaaagtgtgtgtgtgtgtgtgtgtgtgtgtgtgtgtgagagtgtgtgtgttattatacattttagtcacctacctacctaccagACTGTCGTTAAACATCTGTCCAGTCAAATCCAATAAAGTCTTCAGTTAAAAATTCTGCCTAcaagattcattcatttttactcTGTCTATAATTGAAACTTAAAGCAGGCTTTATGTTAGCTGAAACATGTTATAATAAACCAGATTAACTGATAACACATGTGTGATTAACACATATAATAGGGTTACAGAGGCAGACTGTTCCCGTCTCCATGTTTCCCAACATCAGGAGCAGGTGGAAGTGTCAGAAAACAACAGCTGATCGATACCAGCTGTGCCGACTGATTGCATCAATTAGAAAGGCTTACAGTTAAAGTAAGTGTGCAGAAAGTGATGATGAATAATGTATGCAGCACCTGACCAATATGTCAATGTTATCGGCTGACATCAGtttattataaatacatcagtATCAGCGTATGTGTTGGCTGATATTTCAATGCAGAGATATGAAAttagagaaaagaagaaactgtCATAATTATAGTTTCTCCACCAGAGagcaagtttatttttcaactgCAAAATGTCTTATTCAATATATATCTTGGTTGAAATTCTTTAAAAGACTAATGTGTTAACTAAAATGTTGGTGTTTGAAAGTAAACTCCTAAATACTGTTATCAGTATTTGCTTCAAAAAACAGCCCAACTAAAgactaatgataataaatttGATAGGAAACTACATATAGTagcaaaaactgacaaaaactgaaaacacaaaatatatatctatGATATTTATCACGATATCAATATTAACATTAATCTAgtctataataaaatatatcaaatctTTGATAGtttctgtaatattttgtcatttggagatggcaaaataaatacatgcaaatttaaaaaataaaataatcaaattaatgttCAAAGCAATTAACTGCTCCACTTTACAATAACCAATACTCTTAACATGTAAAACAAAAGCTTAAATATCCAATCCaggcattttttaaagatgtaataTACTccactttgaataataatttgtttctgatatgtttttccacaataaaaatATCATGTTGAAgtccttaaaattacatctcctccttcttcctcattaaaaatcccAGAGTCTAtgaacatgcaaatatatttaaagatgtCTCCTTCTTCACTGTTAAGaccattttcagtgtttatgcACCGGACGCTTAACATTTCTACATCACCCTTGTGTAAGTACATTTTGGACCAGGACTCACATCCAAACTAGTTGTAATGTCATAAAAGTCAAATTTTCAAttaacacagagaaactttcctccatcagcaaataaatgtgaaaacagccttcctgtgtaaaactcaaacacacatcagtgaagctcaaacatccaactgaaggaacaagagtAGAGGGACTTTAAATCATTCTTAGTAGTAATTTTTATGAGTGCTGAGTAGTCTACAATCATTTGGATTAAAATCTTTAGTTTGGACAACATGATTTTGTAAAAGAATATGACATCATAAATAAAATCCTGCTGAAAGTCAATAAAAGATTATGTTGAATTAATGCCAATCAGTGGTGATTTTAGACCCGCTTTAGGAGGGCtcaagcacccctaaatttgatcccAGCACccctaaatataaataaatgatcattgtatttttttcctaaaaatcattttatatgACTTTAATGAGaaagagatgggacaaacaattATGccacaggttcaaatggttttatatgaacagctttaatgtactttggatagttctgtcattgatattgtgtttccctcagggttcattaactacctctctgtagaaatctgtgattgtttattctgaacctttattattattatacactatagtagaccactcaactatgtattaatatttcttattatttttaatttacattatcCAGTGAAATTAGTAATTTAGCAGAGGgatttgaacacttgcagggcattgtatgtcaacttctcattaggagctgagcccccctttaaaggtctgatcctagaatcgcccctgatGCCAATTACATCAACTATAGCAATATTATAGAAATTAATAGATCAATAAAAACCACGTGTCCTTTTATGCAAAATTTAAGGGGGGGAAAATCTGTACTATAGCCAAAAATGCCATAAAACACCGTTTCACTGACAACAGGCTGAATTATGAGTCTGATATTTAACCCATAATGAGGCTGCAGCCTGTGAGCAGCTGTCAGTGACGCGCTGTGACTTCACACCCAGGCTGGAGGAGGACGCCGCCGCTGCGCGCAGTACTCTGACCGACTAGACTCGTCCTCTCAGCGGGCGTCAGGCAGCAGAAACGCCGGAGGGATGGAGCCAGCGGGTGCGTACGGCGCCGCTAAGGCCGGGAGCTTCACCTTCGATCCGGTCGCCTTCTTCACGTATCCCCGCACCCTCCTCAGGCTGCTGTCGTGGGTaagctgcttttaaaggctgcaacGTGTGGGTTACCATCAATGAACAGGCCTACCTGcaccccctccttccctttctgtCTCCATTCACAGGCTTTGTCTCTGTTGAACGCTCTCTGCTTTGTATCCAGCGTTCATATAAATCAGTATTTTCGGTATAAGGTTGGGTATCTTTAATAGAAagctctgctgtgttgttaatTTCAGGACTGTGTTGGCAGCTCTGTCTAATAACAGAAATCATGTCAGTGATGCAGCTTCTGGCTGAAGCTTCAGGACCAGCAGCGTCTGATTACCATATGTTTATCTGGAGTCTCTTTGTTTGTACACTGAGCTAATGTGTGCACCCCAGCCAGTATGTAACACCTCGTTGCTGTGCAGCCTGTGAGTCATGTATTGTGCACTGGAGGAACAAGGAGCAAATTGGATTTTATGGAAGCATAACAAGTTAGCAGAGGCACATCAACCCCTCTCTCTGTATCTTTGTGTCTCTCATGATTCAATTCAGCGTTCAGTGGAAAAACAGAATCCAGTCAAAGAGAAGCATATTACAAATTAGGAAAAAAGTCagtaggggagaacagggttggttgtcacattcataaGATGTTGCTttctagagggcgctgttaaaaaatgttgaaatttgCAGAATtcggggtcagaggtcacctaCTTTTCAGGAGTAAGACACCTGACATTGAAGTGAGAGGATGATTGGTGTTTTTCatctcaaaatgtaaatatccagcGCTTCTCTTTCTCATCTTTTACACAATAGGTTTATAATTAGAcaattattaccattaaaaaaaagagctatAGTTTAGATCATTTTTGTCTGATGCTGAGTCCTAACTGAATTCAACATGAGCGAGCATAAGCgaaaaaatctgtttgttttctctgtctggCTACAATCGATGCAGCGTGATGCAGCACCTTTCTGAGCTTTTGTGTTTCTATTTACTTCCTGTTGCTTGAAAGCGCATCATGGAATAGGAACAGCTGATTCACTTAGCTAAAATGAGGAGTTATCTCTATAACACGTTCTCATTTCACGACAAAACCACAGGGAGAGAGATCGCCATAGTGTTCGAAgtttctgctgttgctgtttgcTGTAATGTTTGTCATTAAATGTTTCCAGTATAGAAACATCTAAATATCGCAATATAAAAcgtgttttctgtttaaaaagtacaaacacaGGATAGCAAGTACTCACCCACCTTTTACCTGAGTGGTTACGTCTCCAGTCTGACTTTGAGTGCACAGCTGATAGGTAGAAGTGGATATTTGATTGGTTCAGTGTGGACAGAAAGAGTCCAATGTTACGTGATGTAACGTGATAGGTGGACGCTCACTTGCTGTTAGGATACAATGTTAGCTAAACTACAACATGTGGCTGTTAGCTTTACTGTCTTTACTGTTAGCTTTACAAGCATCGCCAACTCCCAGTTGGCGATGCTGGTCACTTTCTCTTCAGGGGGTTTGGCACATTCATGAACATTTAAcatgaaattaaacttttaaggttcttatttttccccccattaCAATAACATGGGGATAACCATAGTATGTGACTACCAGCCCCACAATGGGGACCGTCCACATGTTTTGAACAGGATAAGCTTGCGGGGAGTAAAGTCACTCCATTCCTACCTGTAGTACCTGACACATTAGGTTTCTATTACACATTCATAGACAATAAAGGATACAGTAAAATGTGGGAAtaccaaccctgttctcccctacaATAATATAATGTGACATGTAGGCCTACAGTAGTACCCTCACTGATCATGACGATAAATTGTGCTAAACATCCAATCAtaggtaaataaaaaataaataaaataagaatgtgCTCTGACATTCATAGTGAGCATTGCTGACTGTCATATTACAGTAAGTGCCACATGTCTATTTCTAGGTAAGTGTCTCATATTTACATCTCATTTGGCAGGGAATTAATTAACAACCTTTCTACAAAGATTAAAACATCTCCTAATTGCTCCACTCAAGAGACGCTATTaagatggttttatttgttttatttgttgagaTTATGGGATATCCGACACTGAGATCAGGAAAACTGTTTAATTTGACTGATTGCAAATTTGTTTAGTTAAATGCTCGACTGAACcacaatataaaatgaaatggcCTCTCCTGCGTTTTTATGTCAGCTTGCTTGAAGGCTCTGTCCTGTAGAGGGGTCATGTAGAAAAGTCTATTAATAACCTTTAAAGTTTCAGATGTTCATAAATAAATTTGCATCTAATTTAATAATGACTTAATTAAGTTGAGGTCAGAGctaacagtattttattttattctattgtacATTTGGGAAACTGAATAATAATTAGTATTTCCTCCTGAAACATCCACACATCTCCATGAGGAaagttttcagtattttttaaaatacttttttttttaaacataaaaaaaaaacaataaaaaaacagctttgattcagttttaaaaactttttttcttcacgATAAATCAACGAGGAGCAATTGGTTGATGTTAAGGCAAACAGACTGAAGCTATGTATATCATTTAGTGgcattacttaaaaaaaaaaacttttcttttcagtgaGGTTTGTTGATTATCCCGACAAACCAGAGCTTTACTTCTGAAAGGACAAATTGCTGTCGAGTTTTTCAGACGTAACTTTTCGTTTTTTTGAGACAGGGGTGGCCTGTGCCGTAGGCAGCCAAATAAAGGAGGGGACAAAAACTAGATACAAGAAGTATctgcacactgaatcatttatttatttatttatttatacaattaCTTTcgactttgttttatttcttaaagggtcatattatgctttttgtgattttctgttatttttatgctgTTATGATGTTAGATATCTATGTTGAACATGGTCAGAGTTGTTTAAGTAGAACGTACACCTTTAtcttcacacacagacacacacacacacacacacagaagcagcgTTGGTTTGTACTGGTGTGTCTCTGTGGCATTCATGTGGAATGAAAAGCATTCATACTGAAGTGTGAGTTAATTCTCTTCTACCTGTTAGATAATAAACCAGCAGACCTTGTGTCCTTGTCTCCTCACGCACTCCCGCTACAGGTTTTTTCCATGGTGGTGTTCAGCTGCATCGTGAACGAGGGCTACATCAACATCGGGAGCGAGCGTCTGCTCTGCGTCTTCAACAACAACGCTGATGCCTGTAACTATGGCGTCACTGTGGGCGTGATCTGTTTTCTTGGCAGCATCTTTTTCTTGATCCTGGACATTTACTTTCCCTCTATCAGCAATGTCAAGGACAGAAGACGCGCCGTCCTGCTGGACCTCGTTTTCTCTGGTATAAACACTCTTACGAATACTGTAAGATGGACTAATGATGAATATGATAACaatataatagtaatataaaatatgtaatcaTCATAACTTTGAGGGGCACATTTCAAAAACCAAACAAGCAGGTATCTCAGGGTCTGAAAAGACTtagtgccttaaacctgcattttcTCTAATGGTCACCAGGGTGCATCCAAAAAGCAGAGATGTTGGTTAAGTAACGTAACCATGGCGTAACAATTCACAGAGTATAGCTGTAGCTGCTGCTATTTCACAGTTTTCAGTTAATTcaagttaattgtaacattttgatcACGATGGTGCGTcttagttttatattattttggtTGAACACCGTTCCATCATCCATTTATGTAGGTGGAGTCCTTATTGCGATACAGCAAATCCAATTTTGAATAAATCGATAACATGGCGTTCAATCATAGGCAGagcagatggtcacactgagcctgacagcatcctgctacacaacacaagagccacaCACTCAGAAAAAAAGGACACTTTAGCAGGAAAGGTAATGTGGGTTGTTTTTGAAACTcacaaacattaacacacagcTTGTCCTGCACCTCAGCTTATTGAATAAGCcaccaaaacaaacattcaccGGGGAAAAGTGCACCGCTAACATCTGGTAGCAGGTTAGACGGGTAATTCActtttcagctgcagcacagtAAACAGCGTGTAAACATACCTGAACATGTCACTTCAGTCTGGTTCCCTGTTCAGTCAAAACAGGGATTTTGAAAGTTGTCTGTGTATGactacagcagtttgtttattttgtctctgtTCTGTACTTTGTAACACCCTCAGCCTGCCAGctaatgtcaatcaaacaaCCCTCTGGTACTTCAGCTGAGACaaaaaggagcatttctgatagactttttttcttcattctaaaaatgcaaaactataaagaatatgtattttttaaaagttgacatTATATTTGACTGCAAAGAAGAattattaaatgtgattttaatacTCATATATGATAGGCTACTGTCACCATTAACACATGTATATGTACAGTGTGtctaatatagtatatatatttcCCCCAGGATTCGCCAGCTTCCTGTGGTTTGTTGGCTTCTGTTTTCTGGCCAATCAGTGGCAGGCTACCTCTCCAGAAGAGCTGCCATTGGCCCAGGGCTCCGACGCTGCCAGAGCCACCATCACTTTCTGCTTCTTCTCCATCCTCACCTGGgtttgtattttactgtgtgtgtgtgtaaacctgccatctgtgagtgtgtgtttgtggtcatcatcatcatcatcatcatcatcatcatcatcatcatcatcatcatcatcatcatcgtgcGTCTGACCAGtagtctgtgtgtatgttttcagGGTTATCAGTGTCTGCTGGAATTGAACAGATTTAAGAGCATTTCCTTCGTGGAGGACATGCAGAGACTCCTGCCGAggacccccccctccctctctttagtttaacaaacacacacacacccacacacacacacacacacacacacacacacacgcccactgAGTTTGTCCTGGTGTTACTTGTTGATTTAGGGCATATTTAAAATCTTGTTATAGTGTCAGGTTTGGTTCAGTTTTACAGTCAGTTTGGTCGTGTAATAAGCAGATTCAGAGAAAGGCTGCATGATATGGTTGAAGTTGATATCGCATTATCAAAGACTACATATTTCCAACATTGATAGATACTCAGCTCATAgtttataaagtataatattGTAAGGTTCAGCTTTTGGTGAAAATTTTCTCTCAAGGTATCGATTCAACCACCCATTAAGTTAAATCACCTCTCTTAAACCACTTCAACAAATTGAACCCTAAAAGCCTAAAAGcctaaaaaatgtacatatatgtgCCCTCAGATTTTaggctttttgtttttagttataATGTTAAACTTTTAATTCAACTTAATGGTTAGTTGAATTGATATcatcagaaaacattttcaaccaTAGctgaatatatattatactttatatactgGGAACTGAATGTCCATCAATATTggaaatatatgtatgtatatatataatgcattGTTCCAGTAGAGCTAAAGTTGTTGTACTGGGCTGTTCCCAGATGTGAAAATATGTAACTGTCTGAGTGTGAACAGGACGTTTCCAtaaaaagagagcgagagaactTCCTCGGTTAATTACaagttttttataaaatgaatcGCACCAGAAAACACTGCCACTCAGACAGAGAGCGACTGATTTATTATCCATTGTTAATTCAACTCAGCCATCTTACCACCAAAACCATAGCAGCCATTCATCTCCCTGTCAGGGGATGTGGAGAGGTTAAGCTGTAATTGTGTCAAGGATGTACAGCACTTTAGAAAAGAAGTCTTGTGTTAAATTATTCCAATTTTCTTCGGTGAAGGATTTATAGCatgtggaagagaaaaaaatcaaatgtttgaAGGATTTCCTCAAGTTTTCTTTAGAGCTTGGCAACTTCTTTACcaatttaatatataaattaacCTAGTGGATATGGTGTGTGCCAGTGAGCCACAAAAAAAACGAGTGAATGTCTCCAGTTGCTGTGAAAGGAGTTTTCTAAAtgagaaagtgaagaaaaaaaaaacgagaaCGTGACATTACCTGGATGTCGCAGCTTAGGTTTGAATACTACACATGTTTAACAGAAAGCCAAAATTGGGGGTGTGGATTTACAAAGCCTTGAGCATTTACCACTCAGTGAGGGTCCAACGAAAAGCTGTCAAATTGCATTAAAGGATATGTAGAAGCCTTTGCTGCATCCAATTTGTCCATTCTCTTTtaatctgtctttcttcacttTTATGGGTTCACTGAACCCTTGGCACTCTACTGTTCTTGTCTCTTTAACCCTCTTTCTGTTTATTGTGTGTTAACTACACTTTTAACTAACTGTGTAATAGCCCTTTCCTACTgcatgaacataaaaacatgcagccaTTGTTATTAGTTctgcttttcttccttctgcttTGGGGAAGTACATGTTTCCACTGTTCAGGAGAGGAGACAAATTTGTTCCTGTATCAACCAAGACaactaataatttaaaaacaacgGGGAATGTTTGTTGATTCCTCAGCATCAGGCAGGAATGTGGATACAGCACACAGTCACAAAGTGAAAAGCATAAAAGATTAAATAACAGAACAAACGTAAATTACATCGACCAGTTTGTGGCAGCTCCAGCCTTGCCATTAATCAGAGATGTCCCAGTTAGTAAATGCTGCTTACTGGGAAAACACAAGGAGGAACTTTAAGCACCAAAGCCTCACATGGTTGTTATAAGTTCTGGTCATGGGAAGCAGTGGGTTTTTGCAGTGGAAAATGGCTTCAATTATGAGATTGAGAGTCATATTCATAACCAGCAAACTCAGACTTTTCTTAAAGCTCTGATATGTCCGTCTTTGAGCTTCTTAAAGtggaatgaatgaatttaatcAGTATTTCTAACTCTCATTCGACCAACTCTCTCTTCAGTCCCTTTTGAACACTCACACGTCGTAAACATGGGAATCTTCCTAATGTTTGCCATCCATCCCATATGACATCAACACGTCATGTGACATACTAATGTGTTTATAATACAAATCAGTGTTACTAACAGCTTctgctaatgtgtgtgtgtgtgtgtgtgtgtgtgtgtgtgtgtgttactaacAGGCCGTCCTGACGCTGAGTGCACTGCGGCGCTTCTTGTCCGGCTCCAACACGAACTTGTTCACATGGCAACACCTGGACCCCCTCCCCAGCAACGCTCGAGCTACACCGTACCCCATTGCTAATGGCGCCACCATAGTAACCACCAACCCCTATCAAGCCCCGCCCTTCACTGAAACCCTGGACCCCCAAAAACTCACACAGCAGAGACCCATGGCTCCGGCCTtctagagacagacagaaaaaaggggggagcTGAGAAGCAGCGAGTTTTTGAATGACACTGCGTACGACACGGGCACGGACAACTTCCTGCCTTGCTGTTTTAGGTGGCTTTCCATCCTCTTGTGGGATTGGCAGGGATTTGGGTCATGTGATGTATCATCTAttatcaccatggcaactgcTGGCTCAGCTTAGTTAGTTGTACTCCTCTGTGTGAAGAATACCATCTTctgttcatgcacacacacacacacacatacacacacagcacgcAAACACAGCTGTAATACTCACACCTCACACCTGGAAACAGATACACACCTGGAAACACATGTATATACACCTGGaagtattcacacacacagacacacacacacccacaccttGACTGCATGTTCATATGGTGCAGATTAACATAGATGTAGATCAGTGATGATGCTTCATCTGCCTTATAAAGGGATACAAGGTCTTTAGTGAAGGAAATATGGAGGACAGTGATGCCGTGTAGctgtttttctgcttctgtttaCCCTCAGTTAGGCTGACCAATCACAAGCTGCCCTGCTAAACTCTGTGGCTCACTATTGGCTAAAAaatgagacagacaggcagcttGACCAATAGATTGTAAGGAGAAGAGTGGAGAAGGGGGCAGGATTTTTCTGCAGAAATTGGTACATTTTCTTGGCAGGGAAATAAAGGCAGGACAGCTTAATGCATTCTGAATGCTATagtgtttcagtgtgaaatattcatgtgattaaatattttattgtgatatgCTGAAGTGgtataatgaaaaataaaatctctcCACCACCACGATCAGAACTGCGAGTCTGCCTTTGTTCACATCAACTTTAAATAATTTTCCTCTTTTGCTACTTGCAATTTTGAGAGActctattttattataattatgtatTGAGACCAAGATCCAAGAATGTGCTGGGCATATTAATCAACATCTGCAAGAAAACCATAATTAGATGGGGTACTCGAGTTATGTAGAATTCATTAACAGTAGCAGACAGCTGCTGTatgttcactttatttttaGATTAAAGAGGCTCGTGTCAAAGTACTGCAGCCCTCTctctgctgggttttaaaaaaaaatctctttataTAGGTGAAGGGCACAGGCAAGGTTACAGAGTCAAATGAAagtcagacaggaagtggttttaTTCCAACACTGTCCAGTCATGTAACTGCAGGTGAGCTTTATATCATACCCTGCTTTCATTCTGCAGgaacattatataatattatgaaCATTTGCATCATCCagagtcatcatcatcaccatcatcatcattataatcaACATCCGgcactatcatcatcatcatcatcatcgttatCACTGGCAGATAAATTGACATTCAAAAATGTAGAAATTCACCTTTGTAGTTCTCATATCTTTGCTGCTgtgttaataaaatataatctgaGCCATTTTCTACAAAGTTTTACAAGCCATTATATCACCTGAATAAGCCCTTCTGTATATCTGCGTCTTTTCTACATAGGACTGTAATCTCTTCTCTTTAAACGTCAGGAGAGACGAGGCCAGCTCGGGCTTCAGACAGCAGGGGGCACTCTGACTCTGCAGACCTCTGATCACATGCTATCTCTCACCTGCGTCTGAACTACCTCTACCCTGAGAATACTAAAAGAcggagagaaaaggaaagtgGAGAGGGTGAGAGACCTAAGCTGACTGAACATTCAAATGGTTGGGATCAGGAAAAAGCGAGGTAGAAACTACTAAAGCCCAGGTCACACTACACGGTTATAACTTAGAGGCTCTAAGTGAGAATTGATTCTTGTCAGGGTCGGGTGGATTCAGAGTAGTGAACATCAACTGGATGTCAATGTTTGATTTCGCAATAACTCTCTTATAAAATAGCAATGTGCCTGTACCGATACATACAAGTGTGCAATTACAAATGaagcatttttatataaaagtcTTCAACAACTTTAACTTTTGTAACGTTATCGTTTAAATTTCTGTTTCTTGTGTAAACATAAACTGTAGTATTTGCACCACAGAGCAAACAATTTGAGAATTTCACTCAGAAAATTATCATAAGACAGAGTGAGGTGTGTGTGAAGAGCTGAAACAATGAATCAGTTAGTCTTAACTATTTTCATAAttagttaatatattttaaagcaaaatgcaaatgtgaaaattgtggcTTTCCCCgttttacagtacattacagtgCCTTGAATTTCTTGTGGAATTATGATGgatcttcttctgttttctgaGTGTGTTTTATAGACGAAAtgatgaattgaaaaaaatgaccagCAAATTAATCTAGAGCTACAATTTATCGTAATCATAATCGGTTAATATGACCAATATTTTCtcgattagttgtttggcctttaaaatgtcagaaaatggtgaaagtTGA belongs to Scomber scombrus chromosome 2, fScoSco1.1, whole genome shotgun sequence and includes:
- the LOC133996422 gene encoding synaptogyrin-3-like; translated protein: MEPAGAYGAAKAGSFTFDPVAFFTYPRTLLRLLSWVFSMVVFSCIVNEGYINIGSERLLCVFNNNADACNYGVTVGVICFLGSIFFLILDIYFPSISNVKDRRRAVLLDLVFSGFASFLWFVGFCFLANQWQATSPEELPLAQGSDAARATITFCFFSILTWAVLTLSALRRFLSGSNTNLFTWQHLDPLPSNARATPYPIANGATIVTTNPYQAPPFTETLDPQKLTQQRPMAPAF